The following proteins come from a genomic window of Hugenholtzia roseola DSM 9546:
- a CDS encoding DUF4295 domain-containing protein has product MAKKVVAKLRQEGAQKYAKVIRTIRSPKTGAYTFREEIVAEQLVADVLKRQD; this is encoded by the coding sequence ATGGCAAAGAAAGTAGTTGCGAAACTTCGTCAGGAAGGTGCTCAAAAATACGCCAAAGTGATTCGCACCATTCGCTCACCCAAAACGGGTGCTTACACTTTCAGAGAGGAAATTGTGGCAGAACAATTAGTGGCAGACGTATTGAAGCGTCAAGACTAA
- the rpmG gene encoding 50S ribosomal protein L33, whose protein sequence is MAKKGNRIQVILECTEHKTSGVAGTSRYITTKNRKNTTERLELRKYNPILKRYTTHREIK, encoded by the coding sequence ATGGCAAAAAAAGGAAACCGTATTCAGGTCATCTTAGAATGTACTGAACATAAAACAAGCGGTGTCGCTGGTACTTCGCGTTATATCACAACCAAGAACCGCAAAAACACAACCGAGCGTTTAGAGCTTCGCAAGTATAACCCTATCTTGAAGCGTTATACCACACATCGCGAGATTAAGTAA
- a CDS encoding RNA recognition motif domain-containing protein — protein MNLYVSNLPYSASEQEVESLFAEYGDVVSVKIILDRETRRSRGFGFVEMQNEEDASAAVEQLNGFEMKGREIQVKKAIPREEGGRDGGYRSTSRRRDY, from the coding sequence ATGAATCTCTATGTATCTAATCTACCTTACAGTGCTTCTGAGCAAGAGGTAGAGTCTCTATTTGCCGAATACGGCGACGTGGTATCTGTAAAAATCATTCTTGACCGTGAGACCCGTCGTTCGCGCGGATTCGGTTTTGTAGAGATGCAAAACGAAGAAGACGCATCTGCTGCTGTGGAGCAGCTCAATGGCTTCGAAATGAAAGGTCGTGAAATCCAAGTCAAAAAAGCTATCCCACGCGAGGAAGGCGGACGCGACGGCGGATACCGTTCTACATCACGTCGTCGTGATTACTAA
- a CDS encoding Crp/Fnr family transcriptional regulator — MKISAAEREVFFHFLDKFQPLEEEAAQAFCAAGERVVFAKKTLLTRAAESEKYLYFVLNGVQRIYNLKENGQENVLIFTYAPSFSGIVDALMLKKEARFYLETLTESHFLRFPIESIEKLQQDYPTIQALIQKATLMALSGVLTRLAEQLQCNAEERFRLLLQRSPHLLQLVPHKYLASYLGIDATNFSKIFNKFMI, encoded by the coding sequence ATGAAAATTTCTGCTGCCGAGCGCGAGGTGTTTTTTCATTTCTTAGATAAATTCCAACCTTTGGAGGAAGAAGCGGCGCAGGCTTTTTGTGCGGCAGGCGAAAGGGTCGTTTTTGCTAAAAAAACGCTGCTCACAAGGGCGGCAGAATCGGAAAAATATCTCTATTTTGTCTTGAATGGGGTGCAGCGCATTTACAACCTAAAAGAAAATGGGCAGGAAAATGTCCTCATTTTTACCTATGCCCCCTCTTTTTCGGGAATCGTAGATGCGCTGATGCTAAAAAAAGAGGCGCGTTTTTATTTAGAAACCCTTACCGAATCTCATTTTTTGCGCTTCCCTATCGAAAGCATAGAAAAATTGCAGCAAGACTACCCCACCATTCAAGCCCTGATACAAAAGGCGACACTTATGGCTCTTTCGGGCGTACTCACACGCCTTGCCGAACAACTGCAATGCAATGCAGAGGAAAGGTTTCGATTGCTTTTGCAGAGAAGTCCTCACTTGTTACAATTAGTGCCACATAAATACTTAGCAAGTTATTTGGGAATAGATGCGACTAATTTTAGCAAAATTTTTAATAAGTTTATGATTTAG
- the queA gene encoding tRNA preQ1(34) S-adenosylmethionine ribosyltransferase-isomerase QueA, with product MKDFNHIPNYKSTKRHKLSSFKFNLPDELIAKYPLPNRDDSRMLVLHRETGQIEHKQFKDILDYFDEGDVMVANDTLVFPARLYGTKEKTNARIEVFLLRELNSPSHLWDVLVEPARKIRVGNKLFFGDGELVAEVIDNTTSRGRTIRFLFDGTDEDFYKTLDTLGQTPLPRDLGREAEDDDKERYQTIFAKHKGAVAAPTAGLHFTPQIVKRLALKGIDMAELTLHVGLGTFRSVDVEDLTKHKTDSENYNIPQTTAERVNAALDQKKRVCAIGTTVMRGLESSVSAMNRLKPVNGWTDKFIFPPYEFKICNALITNFHQPQSTLMMMACAFGGYDCVMEAYQKAVEEKYRFLSYGDAMLII from the coding sequence TTGAAAGACTTTAATCATATCCCCAACTATAAATCTACTAAGCGGCACAAGTTATCGAGCTTTAAGTTCAATTTACCCGACGAACTTATTGCCAAGTATCCGCTTCCTAATCGCGACGATTCGCGCATGTTGGTCTTACATAGGGAAACAGGACAAATCGAGCATAAGCAGTTCAAGGACATTCTCGATTATTTTGATGAGGGCGATGTCATGGTTGCCAATGATACGCTGGTCTTCCCTGCGCGTTTGTATGGGACAAAAGAGAAAACAAATGCCCGCATCGAGGTCTTTTTGCTGCGCGAACTCAATTCGCCTTCGCATCTTTGGGACGTTTTGGTAGAGCCTGCACGTAAGATTCGAGTTGGAAATAAACTTTTCTTCGGCGACGGGGAATTAGTGGCAGAGGTCATAGACAATACCACTTCGCGTGGCAGAACGATTCGTTTCCTTTTCGACGGCACAGATGAAGACTTTTACAAGACCTTAGACACGCTGGGGCAGACTCCTCTGCCGCGCGATTTGGGCAGAGAAGCCGAAGACGACGACAAGGAACGCTATCAGACCATCTTTGCCAAACACAAGGGCGCAGTGGCGGCACCTACGGCAGGTTTGCACTTCACCCCCCAAATTGTCAAGCGTTTGGCACTCAAAGGCATCGACATGGCAGAGCTAACCCTGCACGTGGGCTTGGGAACTTTTCGCTCGGTAGATGTAGAAGATTTGACCAAACACAAAACCGATTCGGAAAACTACAACATTCCACAGACCACCGCCGAACGTGTCAATGCCGCCTTAGACCAAAAAAAGCGCGTCTGCGCTATCGGTACAACGGTGATGCGTGGCTTGGAATCCTCCGTTTCTGCTATGAACCGCCTCAAACCCGTCAATGGCTGGACAGATAAATTTATCTTTCCCCCTTACGAGTTCAAAATCTGTAACGCTTTGATAACCAACTTCCATCAGCCCCAATCTACTTTGATGATGATGGCTTGCGCCTTCGGGGGATACGACTGCGTCATGGAAGCCTATCAAAAGGCAGTAGAAGAAAAATATCGATTCCTAAGCTATGGTGATGCCATGCTTATTATCTAA
- a CDS encoding DUF4234 domain-containing protein, producing the protein MAEEKSFLDSGTIGKKHFSIDRQQTTSVSIFILLSFATFGLYDFWWMYKAWRFLKQKDNLNIYPVLRTIFAFFYFHSLLKRILAFAQEQGYQKHYPADSFAAGFIVLYFLANVSFPYNMVSFLSTFLLVPPLKAFNFALLQSSDEFEVVDRKSLNGGQIFLLVVSLLIWVLFLGLIVYEEFMLQS; encoded by the coding sequence ATGGCAGAGGAAAAATCTTTTTTGGACAGTGGAACAATAGGAAAAAAACACTTTTCTATTGACAGACAACAGACAACGAGCGTTTCGATTTTTATTCTACTTTCATTTGCTACATTTGGCTTATACGATTTTTGGTGGATGTATAAGGCTTGGCGTTTTCTCAAACAAAAAGACAACCTAAATATTTATCCTGTACTAAGAACCATCTTCGCTTTCTTTTATTTCCACTCCCTACTCAAAAGAATTTTAGCCTTTGCGCAGGAGCAGGGCTACCAAAAGCATTATCCCGCCGACTCATTTGCGGCGGGCTTTATCGTTCTTTATTTTTTGGCTAATGTATCTTTCCCCTACAATATGGTTTCTTTTTTAAGCACTTTTTTGCTTGTTCCGCCACTGAAAGCCTTTAATTTTGCTTTGTTACAATCGTCTGACGAATTTGAGGTAGTGGATAGAAAATCTCTCAATGGCGGACAAATTTTCCTACTTGTGGTATCGCTTCTAATTTGGGTTCTTTTCTTAGGTCTGATAGTTTATGAAGAGTTTATGCTACAATCTTGA
- a CDS encoding prolyl oligopeptidase family serine peptidase — protein sequence MYEQPKIDFNFSDYETHQVFYTSKDGTKVPMFIVHKKGLKKNGQNPTYLYAYGGFNISLTPSFNPTILPFLEAGGIYAMPNLRGGGEYGEEWHKGGMVLKKQNVFDDFIAAAEYLIKEKYTSPQKLAISGRSNGGLLIGACMTQRPGLYAVALPGVGVLDMLKFHKFTIGWAWVVEYGSSERSEAEFQNLLNYSPLHNLKEGVSYPATLVTTADHDDRVVPAHSYKFIATLQEKHKGENPVLIRIDQKAGHGAGKPTAKVIEEWADIWAFVWENLHKSKK from the coding sequence TTGTATGAACAACCCAAGATAGACTTTAATTTTTCGGACTATGAAACGCATCAAGTCTTCTATACCAGCAAAGACGGCACAAAAGTCCCTATGTTTATCGTTCATAAAAAGGGTTTGAAGAAAAACGGTCAAAATCCTACCTACCTCTATGCTTATGGGGGCTTCAATATTAGCCTTACGCCTTCTTTCAACCCTACAATTTTGCCCTTTTTGGAAGCAGGGGGCATTTATGCAATGCCGAACTTGCGCGGCGGCGGCGAATATGGTGAGGAATGGCACAAAGGCGGCATGGTCTTGAAAAAGCAAAATGTATTTGATGATTTTATCGCCGCTGCCGAATACCTCATCAAAGAAAAATATACGTCGCCTCAAAAATTAGCCATTTCGGGACGCTCTAATGGGGGCTTGCTTATCGGAGCGTGCATGACACAACGCCCTGGCTTGTACGCCGTAGCCCTTCCCGGGGTTGGCGTTTTGGATATGCTCAAATTTCACAAATTTACTATCGGCTGGGCATGGGTAGTGGAATATGGGTCGAGCGAGCGCAGCGAGGCAGAGTTTCAAAACTTGCTCAATTATTCGCCTTTGCACAACCTCAAAGAGGGCGTATCCTACCCTGCTACTTTGGTTACGACTGCCGACCATGACGACCGCGTTGTGCCTGCTCATTCCTACAAATTTATCGCCACTTTGCAGGAAAAACACAAGGGCGAAAATCCCGTCTTGATTCGCATAGACCAAAAGGCAGGACATGGCGCAGGCAAGCCTACGGCAAAAGTAATTGAGGAATGGGCTGATATTTGGGCTTTTGTCTGGGAAAATTTGCACAAAAGCAAAAAATAA
- a CDS encoding DUF4345 domain-containing protein — protein sequence MSATHKTVNYLSLAFIALSALSFLYVSLLAFFNPQAVMDLVSVSLPNPDAFSSIRGIYGGVGLAIVIHLIFLARTEKRKALVFLMLIWGLYAFSRLLTQWVEGALGDFGKQWLLIEIVFFVIAAVLLALQQAKK from the coding sequence ATGTCTGCTACTCACAAAACGGTAAATTATCTCTCTTTGGCGTTTATTGCCTTATCTGCTTTGAGTTTTCTTTATGTAAGCCTATTGGCTTTTTTCAATCCGCAGGCGGTCATGGATTTGGTCAGCGTAAGCCTGCCTAATCCTGACGCATTTAGCTCTATTCGCGGCATTTATGGGGGCGTGGGGCTTGCCATTGTGATACATCTTATCTTTTTGGCACGCACAGAAAAAAGGAAAGCCCTTGTTTTTCTGATGCTCATTTGGGGGCTGTATGCTTTTTCGCGCCTGCTGACGCAGTGGGTAGAAGGCGCGTTGGGCGATTTTGGCAAACAGTGGCTTTTGATAGAAATCGTTTTTTTTGTCATAGCGGCGGTTTTGCTGGCATTGCAGCAAGCCAAAAAGTAG
- a CDS encoding 2-phosphosulfolactate phosphatase, with amino-acid sequence MTPTSSLPLEVCLTPDLLRLYDLKGKIVVVADIFRATSCMVAGLGSGVSEVIPVATVLEAFKWREKGYVAAGERNGIQVEGFDIGNSPLEHMTQRGRKIVMTTTNGTQAIQYSRHHAQQVVIGAFLNLAALTGYLKQQKMPILVLCAGWKGRFNMEDALFAGAVVEALTKEQNSLFHSDGDDALACLSLYGQAKHDLLEALRPASHYQRLVRTNENAEEDMRFCLETDRFDVVPVLKGDALVLA; translated from the coding sequence ATGACCCCAACGTCTTCTCTTCCCTTAGAAGTGTGTCTGACTCCAGACCTATTGCGCCTATATGATTTGAAAGGAAAAATCGTAGTAGTGGCAGATATTTTTCGGGCCACCTCCTGCATGGTCGCAGGTTTGGGCAGTGGCGTAAGCGAGGTAATTCCCGTCGCAACCGTTTTAGAGGCGTTTAAATGGCGTGAAAAAGGCTATGTGGCGGCAGGTGAGCGCAATGGTATCCAAGTAGAGGGGTTTGACATCGGAAATTCCCCACTCGAACACATGACACAGCGCGGCAGAAAAATTGTCATGACCACTACCAACGGCACGCAGGCTATTCAATACTCACGTCACCATGCCCAGCAGGTCGTTATCGGGGCTTTCCTCAATTTGGCGGCACTCACAGGCTATTTAAAACAGCAAAAGATGCCAATTTTGGTGCTTTGTGCAGGTTGGAAGGGACGCTTCAATATGGAAGACGCGCTCTTTGCTGGTGCAGTGGTCGAAGCCCTAACGAAGGAGCAAAATTCGCTTTTTCATTCCGACGGCGATGATGCCTTAGCTTGTCTTTCGCTTTATGGGCAGGCAAAGCACGATTTATTAGAGGCATTAAGACCCGCTTCACACTATCAAAGACTGGTTCGCACTAATGAGAACGCCGAAGAGGACATGCGTTTTTGTTTGGAAACAGACCGCTTCGATGTCGTGCCTGTATTAAAGGGCGACGCGCTTGTTTTAGCCTAA
- the rpmB gene encoding 50S ribosomal protein L28: MARVCEITGKRPRVGNNVSHANNKTKRRFFPNLQKKRFYIAEEDRYITLRVSTSALRTINKKGILAVLKDAKERGTLLKDVLA, translated from the coding sequence ATGGCACGAGTTTGTGAAATTACAGGCAAAAGACCTCGCGTTGGTAATAACGTTTCCCATGCAAACAACAAGACCAAACGCCGTTTTTTCCCTAACTTGCAAAAGAAGCGTTTTTATATCGCTGAAGAAGACCGCTACATCACCCTTCGCGTTTCTACCTCTGCGCTTCGCACCATCAACAAAAAAGGCATCTTAGCTGTCTTGAAAGACGCGAAAGAGCGCGGCACGCTCCTCAAAGACGTGTTGGCATAG
- a CDS encoding PspC domain-containing protein gives MKKSTSNRILAGICGGVADFFGWEANIVRILFVLTSFFTIGLPSILIYIGLAFLMPAED, from the coding sequence ATGAAAAAATCTACAAGCAATCGTATCTTGGCGGGCATTTGTGGCGGAGTAGCTGATTTTTTTGGTTGGGAAGCCAACATTGTTCGCATACTTTTCGTACTCACCTCTTTTTTCACTATCGGTCTGCCCTCTATCCTTATCTATATCGGTCTGGCGTTTCTGATGCCTGCGGAAGATTAG